The Gammaproteobacteria bacterium genome includes the window TTGTTTCTGCCAACTCCATCTCTTCTGCTTGTATTAGTTTTTGACTGTACGCGTGGACAATCAATGGGTTTTTTTGATTCTCTTTGCAGAGTTTTGACCAGAGAACTTTATTGTCTTCAATGTTTGGGCTTTGTTTTAGTAAAATACCCCAGCTTTGTTGTTCCAAATTAAGTAATTCTGTTTCAGTTAGGATACTTTTTTTACGCAGCTGAGGTAGGCTATTAAAAATCGTTTGCCACTGATTTTTTTGCTGTTGATATTGTAGGTTTAGTTTTTTAAACAGTGGGTGTTGAGGGTTGGTTTTTTTTACTTGGTCTAGAATTTTTTTAGCATTTTTTGTCTGTTCATCATTTAAATACCAGCTGGCTAAACTGAGATTCAGTGCTGTTGCTGCGTGGCTGTGCTCATTCAAGGCCGTTTGAATGTAATCATCGCGGCGTTGGGATTCTCCCATTTGATGTGCGCAGTGAGCCGCAAGTAGGCAGTTGATCAGAGGAGCTTCACTCTGTTTTATGTAGCGGGTGCAGAGTTGTTCAGCTTGTGACCAGTGCTGCTCAAGCATCTCGGTAAAGGCACGGCGCAGGCTTCGATGTGCGCGCAGGCGGGCTTTTTCAGTTTGGCGAGAGTGCAGTTTGTTTGGAATTTTAAATATAAATTCCAATAAGCGAATCGCAACATGCAGTAAAACATAAAATAGGAGGATGGCACCGAGCAAAACAGCCAAGGTGCTCTCTATGCTGAGGTTATCATAGCCGATCAGCAGATAGCCTGGATCCTTTTGGATCATTAAACCAGCAGCCACAGCTAAAAAGAGTAAAACCAGTGTTGAGATCAGCGTTATCATTACTGTTTCTCCTCAACAGGTTTTTGGGCTGGGTTTTTAGAGTGGGTGTTTCTGATGTTATGGATCAAATCGAAAGCGGGTTTTAGATTTATTTCTTCTACAGACAAATTGACATTGAGTAGATTGTTTAACTCAGATAAATAGTGTCTACCACTCTCTGTGTTGATATTGTAACTGTTTTTAACAAAATCTAAGCTGGCTGCAATATGATTTTTATAACTCTTAGCTTCATAACGCAGCAGTGCAATGCGAGCGGCTCCCAATTTTAGAATAAGTTTTTCATCTGTTTGTTGTTGATTATTGCTAGAAAAATCTTTAATCACACGGCCATCTTGACGCACGACGACAAATTTTTCTAAGGTTTTCCAGATTGAATTTGTCTCTGTGTTTTTGTTGTCTTCTTGTTGCCCTTTGTTTTTAATCTGAACTGCGATGGGTGATAAGGTTTCAACTCGTTTTTCCAGTTTATGAAGTTTGATAACCGTATTGCCAATCTCAGGTGTTTTGACACGGTTTAGCTGTTGAACTGTTTGGTTTAGAGTATTGAATAATAAATTTACATTATTCTCTTTGGGCAAAGCCTGTACTCGTTGCATGGCTGTGAACAGTGCTTTGGCTGCGCCATTTCGATTGTGTAATAAATTAACTTGATAGTGGGAAATTCTAAGTAGGTATTCAATTTCGCTGAGAACCGCTGCTTGGCTGCTATTATGGCCGACTTGGTTGATGCGATTGCGCAGTGAGTTATCCACCCCTTGCAATTGTCTCTTTAATTCAGTTATATTTTTTTGTTGTGTTAAATTTAGTTGTTGCACATTTTGTTGCAATTGTTCAATACGTGGGTCACTGCCAAGTTTAGCCAGATCTGCGGCGCGTTGTTGAGGAATGGATAGCAGCTGTTGCTGAAGTTTACTCTGCAACTGTTTTATCATTTCCTGTTGTTGATA containing:
- a CDS encoding heme biosynthesis HemY N-terminal domain-containing protein; this encodes MITLISTLVLLFLAVAAGLMIQKDPGYLLIGYDNLSIESTLAVLLGAILLFYVLLHVAIRLLEFIFKIPNKLHSRQTEKARLRAHRSLRRAFTEMLEQHWSQAEQLCTRYIKQSEAPLINCLLAAHCAHQMGESQRRDDYIQTALNEHSHAATALNLSLASWYLNDEQTKNAKKILDQVKKTNPQHPLFKKLNLQYQQQKNQWQTIFNSLPQLRKKSILTETELLNLEQQSWGILLKQSPNIEDNKVLWSKLCKENQKNPLIVHAYSQKLIQAEEMELAETILREQLNHSWDEQLANAYGLAIKKDTTQQLNCAEMWLVEHQQSATLLLSLARICMARQLWGKAKLYLETSLSFEKSAESYYQYAELLTQLGEKEAALENYRLGLQHALEKA
- a CDS encoding uroporphyrinogen-III C-methyltransferase is translated as MNETNAKTSTTAVNKNSPQETKKAIQKPSKIVDKKPEKQASNLSALFAFLFALSAIALSTYLYQQQEMIKQLQSKLQQQLLSIPQQRAADLAKLGSDPRIEQLQQNVQQLNLTQQKNITELKRQLQGVDNSLRNRINQVGHNSSQAAVLSEIEYLLRISHYQVNLLHNRNGAAKALFTAMQRVQALPKENNVNLLFNTLNQTVQQLNRVKTPEIGNTVIKLHKLEKRVETLSPIAVQIKNKGQQEDNKNTETNSIWKTLEKFVVVRQDGRVIKDFSSNNQQQTDEKLILKLGAARIALLRYEAKSYKNHIAASLDFVKNSYNINTESGRHYLSELNNLLNVNLSVEEINLKPAFDLIHNIRNTHSKNPAQKPVEEKQ